The Chloroflexota bacterium sequence ACCGCGCCGCTGGGGGGGAGCCCCGCCCATGCAGACTGCAGGGCCGCTTCCGCGTTTGGCTCAACGGTCGCGGGCAGTCCGAGACCGTCGGCGATGACCGCAAGTCTGCTGGGTTCGTACGAGCGTGGGTGTCGGGCGCGCGTAGCCACGACGCGGGACACGACCGGCGCGAGCTCGGCGAGGGTGGCAACAGCGTCCTTATCCACTGACATCCCGACGACCAGGGTGACGGCACGGGATGGGAGGCATTCGACCACCGTTTCCGCCAGCGCCCGAGCGGAGGCGGGATTGTGGGCTCCGTCGACGATGGTGAGCGGGTCGAGCACGACGGTCTGAAACCGTCCCGGCCAGCTCACTTGCCCGAGCCCGGACCGAATGTCGTCGTCCGTGATGCGCCAGCCGCTTTGTCGGAGCCACAGCGCCCCCATCACCGCCGTTGCCAGATTGTCGCGCTGACAGCGTCCCGAAAGCGGGGGACTCAGCCGCTCTACTGACCCGAGGCGTCCGCGAACTGTAAGGTTTGCAGGGACCTCCCGCGACGTTTCCCAGAAGAATTCTGATCCAAGCTCGTACAGGCGCGAGTCGCGCTCGCGCGCGCATGCCCGGATCACAACGGCCGCCTCCTCAACTTGATGGGACGATATGACTGGCACGCCCCGCCGCATAACGCCGGCTTTCTCGCGGGCGATCGCCGGGATGGTCGTGCCGAGCGTTTCGCTGTGATCGATTCCGATGGGACCGATCAACGAAAGGGTCGGTTCCAACGCATTGGTTGCGTCACGGGCGCCCCCAACGCCGACCTCCACGACGGCGATCTCTACGTGTTCTCTCGAAAAGTGGGAGAGGGCCAGCGCTGTCCCCGCGTCGAACGTCGTGAGAGGTCCCAGGAGATCAACGTTGCGTTCAATCCTGCTCATGGCGGGCCGAAGCGAATCGAAGGCCTCGACGAGGCCG is a genomic window containing:
- a CDS encoding folylpolyglutamate synthase/dihydrofolate synthase family protein, yielding MGSDDYRHVLARLYTYSEVPRTERAARLGRERKLDRMRALLDAAGNPQARFQTILVAGTKGKGSMAAVLSSVLHAAGIRVGRYTQPHLYSHRERIWANGQFITQHGLVEAFDSLRPAMSRIERNVDLLGPLTTFDAGTALALSHFSREHVEIAVVEVGVGGARDATNALEPTLSLIGPIGIDHSETLGTTIPAIAREKAGVMRRGVPVISSHQVEEAAVVIRACARERDSRLYELGSEFFWETSREVPANLTVRGRLGSVERLSPPLSGRCQRDNLATAVMGALWLRQSGWRITDDDIRSGLGQVSWPGRFQTVVLDPLTIVDGAHNPASARALAETVVECLPSRAVTLVVGMSVDKDAVATLAELAPVVSRVVATRARHPRSYEPSRLAVIADGLGLPATVEPNAEAALQSAWAGLPPSGAVLVAGSLFLAGDVLEWLWRESGGCADNTAAT